AGCCTTTTCGTCGCCGCGAGCCTGTTGGCGGCCCCGCTCAGCCTCGCTCACGCGCAGACGCCGCAAACCGTGAAGGCCAAGAACGTCGTGCTGGTGCACGGCGCCTGGGCCGACGGCTCGAGCTGGTCGGAAGTGATCCCGATCCTCCAGGCCGCCGGCCTGCATGTCACCGCCGTGCAGAACCCGCTGTCGTCGCTTGCGGACTCCGTCGAGGCGACCAAGCGCGAGCTCGCCGAGCAGGACGGACCGACCGTGCTGGTTGCGCATTCCTGGGGCGGCACCGTGATCAGCCAGGTCGGCACCGACCCGAAGGTCACCGGCCTCGTCTATGTCGCCGCCCGCGCGCCTGATGCGAACGAGGATTTCGTCGCGCTCTCGAAGCAATTCCCGACCGGCCCCGTGCGCGCGGGGATCGTCGAGCGCGACGGCTACACCAAGCTGTCGGAAGAGTCCTTCCTGAAGTATTTCGCCAATGGCGTGAAGCCGGAGCAGGCGAGGGAG
This is a stretch of genomic DNA from Bradyrhizobium sp. CB2312. It encodes these proteins:
- a CDS encoding alpha/beta hydrolase, yielding MSLWRSLFVAASLLAAPLSLAHAQTPQTVKAKNVVLVHGAWADGSSWSEVIPILQAAGLHVTAVQNPLSSLADSVEATKRELAEQDGPTVLVAHSWGGTVISQVGTDPKVTGLVYVAARAPDANEDFVALSKQFPTGPVRAGIVERDGYTKLSEESFLKYFANGVKPEQARELYAVQWPTAASIFAGRTTEAAWRSKPSWYAVSKNDYTINPDLERFLAKRMNATTIELDAGHLSLVSHPKDVANLILEAAGYPRS